From a single Marinobacter sp. THAF197a genomic region:
- a CDS encoding NIF family HAD-type phosphatase, whose protein sequence is MNRQKQKTLLCLDLEGTLISNAISQIPRPGLYPFLEAVSEACDLMLYTSVSSERVNVIRNLLVEEGVAPVWFPDLAVLHPTGTIKDKARCGRSDALLLDDQAAVIAPGEEYWWVPIAEYLPPYSDYDYELVKALATIKSRLNESD, encoded by the coding sequence ATGAATAGACAAAAACAGAAAACGCTTCTTTGCCTAGATCTCGAAGGGACCCTAATAAGCAATGCAATCTCTCAAATTCCACGGCCAGGTCTCTACCCGTTTCTTGAGGCCGTATCAGAAGCCTGTGATCTGATGTTGTACACATCGGTTAGCTCAGAGCGAGTCAATGTGATTCGGAACCTGTTGGTCGAGGAAGGAGTCGCGCCAGTTTGGTTCCCCGACCTAGCTGTCCTCCATCCCACCGGCACAATAAAGGACAAAGCCCGCTGCGGGCGATCTGACGCTCTGTTGCTGGATGATCAGGCTGCCGTTATTGCTCCTGGCGAGGAGTATTGGTGGGTTCCAATTGCAGAGTATCTGCCGCCTTACTCAGACTATGATTATGAGCTCGTTAAAGCTCTCGCCACCATCAAGTCCCGACTCAATGAGTCAGATTGA